The DNA segment TTTAATACCTGGAATTTTGCAGGTGAATTAAAGGCCAGCAGCAGAAAACATACTACAGGCAGCACAGTGACTACAATTGCCAACAAATATGAATATGATCATATGGGAAGAAAACTGGCTACCCTTGAGCAGATCAATACCGGTCCGGAGGTGGTATTGAGTAAGCTGAGTTATAATGAAATCGGACAGCTGCTGAAAAAAGAATTGCACAGTATCGACAATGGGATAAGTTATCTGCAAAACACCCAATACGGATATAATGAACGTGGTTGGCTGAGGAGCAGTACTTCCGGTCAGTTCAGCCTGATTATGAAGTACAATGATGGGGCTACACCACAATACAATGGAAACATTGCCAATCAGGAATGGGGAGCAGGAACCAGTTTAACAAATAAATTTACCTATGGTTATGATAAATTAAACCGGCTAACCAGCAGCATTAGTACGGGAATTGTGATGAATGAGGTGCTGAGTTATGATGTGATGGGGAACATCAAGACGATGAACCGGGATGGGGCGGGTCTTGGAACTTACAACTATGCAGGTAACCGTTTGACGAATATTAGTGGAGCTCCGCTGGTTACCGGAACTTATGTTTATGATGCGAATGGGAATGTGACCACTGATGGACGGACGGGCGTGGTTCTAACTTACAATGTACTGAACCTTCCGGCTACTGCAAAAAAGACAGGAGTAGACCTGGCTTATACTTATGATGCAACAGGAAATAAATTAAAGAAACTGAGTCTTGGGGTGGCGAGAGATTATGTTTCAGGAATAGAATACCAGAATGGGGTAATAGAGGTGATCCATACCGAAGAAGGATTGGCCAGAAACAATTCAGGGACTTATAGTTATGAGTACAACCTGACCGACCATTTAGGGAATGTGAGGTTTACTTTTAACCAACATCCAGATTCAAAGTTACTTCGGGGTTTACAGTCAGATAATTATTATGCATTTGGAAAGCGTAAAGTTGTGAGTGCGGGGCCGAATAAATATCTTTATAACGGAAAGGAGGTTCAGGATGAGTTAGGAGAGCAGTACGATTATGGAGCCAGGTTCTATGATCCGGTAATTGGGAGGTGGAATGTTGTAGATCCGCTTGCGGAGCAAATGAGGAGGTATTCGCCATATACTTTCGTATATAATAATCCATTACGTTTCGTAGATCCTGATGGGATGAAAGGTGATGATTGGGTTAAATATGAAGTGGATGGTAAATCATATGCGAAGTGGGATGATAATGTAACAGATCAGAAGAGTGCAACGGCTCTTTATGGAGAAGGTGCGCTGTATGCGGGTAAAGATGGAACTGCCACCACTGCATCAGGATATAAAATCAATCTAAACTCAGATAAGACCTGGAGCTATAATCTTCCTCAGTTAGATGCCGGACCTGCGGGACCATCAATTGGTGAGGCGGTTAAGGCGAATATGCCTACACTGAATATGGCAGAAGGAATTGCGACAGTGAGCGCCATTGCAGCCTCTGGTGCAGTAGGTGCAACTGAAAGCGCCGGAAACTTCTTGATAAATGGAATTGGAAGAAGGGCTGCCTTTGCGGAGGGTCTGTCTTCTGGCGGTGGATACAGTACAATTTTTAGGGCAGTCTCTTCTGCGGAGGCAGACGATATTGCGCAATTTGGATTTAGAGTTATGAAGGGTGGATATGAATCAAAATTATTTGCTCCAACATTAAGAGAGGCGGCGCAATTTGGTAAATATAACTATGGCTTAGATGGCATTCCCAACACCATAATGAAAGTACGGATTCCTAACAGTGTTTTAAACGGAGCTCATAAGTTTGTGGCAGATGGGATGAATGCAATTGATATTGCTGCGAAGAACTTGAGTAGACTAAAAGGCGTTCCATTAAATTATAGTCCAATTCCTTAGCCAATTATGATAAGAGTAAAAGCAAGAATTAAATTGTATATAAATGGTCGTAAAACGCCATTTATGACGGGTTATAGGCCTCTATTTACTTTCGTTGGAGAGGTGAAGACGTCCGGGCAAATTACTTTGAAGGGTCGGAGTGACTTTCCTCCTGGAGATGAAGATATTGTCGAGATAGCCTTTTTGCATAGAGAGTTCTTAGGAGAAAATTTTGGTTTGGGCTCGAGATTTACTTTTGGTGAAGGTCGGGAACCTTTTGGAGAAGGAGTAGTTAAAGAACTTCTCTAAAGCCACCATCTGGATATAATAGATCTTTTAAATCTCAAGAAAGCATGTTTTAGTGCGTTTACATTAGAGCGCTTCCATAGCCTGGGTAACCGGGCTATGCTGTTTTACTGAAAGGCCTGTTTGGTCTTAAAGTTCTGGATGTATGTATCAATGACATTGAACAGGATGCTTTTGGTCTCGGCATCCATTTTCTGGATGTCGTTAATGCGATCTACGATTTCTTTGTCATAGGAGGCATTTTCTCCTTCTCCGATCAGAAAATCCGTTGTAACACCAAAGGCCTTAGCCATTTTGGCAACCATTTCAATGGATGGCAAGTTTTCATTGCGTTCGTACTTCCCTATGATCTCCCGGGAGGCGTTAATCTTTTTAGCCAGGTCACCCTGTGACCATCCTTTTTCCTTTCTAAGCGTGCTTATTTTGCTTCCGATGTTCAATGTATTACTCATATATAGCCTCTGTTACAGTGGAAGTGTAAATATAAGAGAACTTAGGTGCATAAAAAAGTAAGGTATTATTTGTTTGAAAGAGAAATAGTTTATGGTTTTGAGGAACAAGTTACACATGCAGAAAACTTAAACTTTTTTATGAACAGACAAATCAGTAAATCCGTGAAGTTGCAGCCCAAATACAGGGCATTGAGCCTAGGCCGTACTAAAATAGTACCTGAATTGAGAATCTCCGGTGTCTGGCTGGAATCCCAGGGCTTTCATCCCGGGGATATGGTGGACATCCAGGTCCATAACGGAATGCTGGTCATTAAAGCCCTGGGGTAATGAACAGTTCCAAATTGCACAGTGATAACCCCGAGCTGTTAATCTACATCTCGGGGAAACTGCACATCACCATTCCCGGCGGCATCCGGCTCACCGGACTGGAACGGTTAAAAGTGACATTGAAGATCAGCCTCAAAGCTCAACCTTCCGGTATTGCATTCCGTCATCATCTGGACCTGTACAACAGCATCCAGACGGAGCAGATGATAGAGAAATCCGCAGAGGTACTTGACATCAGTACTTCGGAGATCAGCACTGTGATCAACCTTTTGTGCGGAGCACTGGAAAACTACCGGTCCGAACGCCTGGAAGCGATGAAGCCCAAAACCATAGAGAAAAAGCAGCTGAGTGATCAGGAAAGAAAAGCTGCAGTAGCTTTTCTGAAATCTCCGGGCTTATTGCAACGTACCGGGGCTGCGATAGCAGCCAGCGGACTAATTGGTGAAGAAACCAACAGTATGATTGCTTACCTGACTTATACATCGAGAAAACGGCATACGCCACTGCACCTGATGTGTCTTGGTGCCAGCGGCACCGGAAAGACCTGGCTTCAGGAAAAAGTGTCTGAGCTGATGCCTGAAGAAGATAAACTGGAAATCACTACCCTTTCCAGTAATGCCTTTTATTACTTTGGCAGGGAAGAACTGAAACATAAACTGCTATTGATTGAAGATCTGGACGGAGCAGAAAGTGTGCTGTACCCATTAAGGGAGCTGCAAAGTAAACGTAAGATCTCCAAGACCGTTACCCTGAAAGACAACAAGGGAAACCTGAAAACAGTAACCCTGAATGTAGAAGGGCCTGTTTGTGTAAGTGGCTGCACCACCAGAGAAGCTTTATATGAGGATAATGCCAACCGCTGTATCCTGCTGTATATGGATAACAGTATGGAGCAGGATAAAAAGATCATGGACTATCAGCGAAGACTCAGTGCAGGGCAGGTTGACCAGGGTGCAGAACAGCGGATCCGGACACAGCTTAAAAATGTGCAGCGCATCCTAAATCCTGTTACCGTTAAAAATCCACATGCAGTCTATCTGCAATTACCTGAAGCAGTCTTTAAGCCCAGAAGGACAATGCTCTTACTATTGCTGTTTACCGAAACCATTACCTATTATCATCAGTACCAGCGGGAACTGAAAACCGATACAGATACCGGAGAACAGTATATTGAAAGTACGATAGAAGATATTGAAGCCGCCTTTACGCTGCTGGAAGCAACGATCTTAAAAAAGAGTGATGAGCTGAACGATGCCTGCCGTGGCTTCTTTGAAAAACTGAAAGCCTGGTTAAAGGATCAGGATACCGAGAGCTTTTACAGTAAAGAGATCCGCTCTGCCCTGCGGATCAGCCCGAGCAGTATCAGCCGTTACCTGTATGAGCTGGAACGAATGGGCTATATCAAGATCGTTCGTGGCAACCGTTATAAAGGCTTTGAATATAAAGTACAGAGCTGGAATGACCTGGAAGTGCTTAGTACAGATGCCAAAACCCTGATTGCAAACATCCTTCAGGATATCCGCTCAGTAACCCGTAACCCGGGAGTATCCCAGGGCCCTTATGGGTTACATAACAATCAGAAGATCAATAAGAAAGATGCTGTAACCCAAGGAAAGTAAAAAATGCAAGGCAGGCAAAATATAAAACTGAAAAACCCGCTTTATATAAGGCTGCAGGCCGGGTTTGACCGCTGGCTCCGGGTACTGAACTTTGAGGCAAGCAGTCCAAGGGACATGCCCAAAATGCTAACCAGCTTCCTGGTCTTTCTTGAAACAAAAGGCTGTAACAGCATATCTGCAGTGCAGGAAAGCGACCTGAAAGACTACCTGCAGGAGCTGTCCGAACGTCCAAACCAAAAGAAGGAAGGAAATCTGAGTAAAAACTACCTGCGTAAACACCTGCAGGTGATCCGTAAGTTCAGCCGTTACCTGTCAGAAAGCAATCAGGAAAGCTTTGAGGTGAAAGTACAGATCAAAGGTAAAAGCAGCAATATCAAATGTATCCTGAGTCCTGATGAGATTGCAAGGCTGTATGAGGCAACCGGAGAAGATAAACTGGGATTGCGGGATAAGGCTATGCTGGCGCTGTATTACGGATGTGGACTTAGAAAAAACGAAGGGCTGAGCCTGAATGTAAACGATATCCAACTGGAAAAGGAATTGGTGTATGTGAGGAAAGGTAAAGGCTATAAGCAGCGCCTGGTTCCCCTTACCGGCAGTAATAAAACAGATCTGGAAAACTACCTGATCTACTCCCGGCCTTACCTGCTCAGCGGAAAACCGGAAGATGCCCTGCTGCTGAGTATTCAGGGCAGCAGGCTGGTTACTGTCTTTGAACGGATCCGGAAGTTAAAAGGTAAAGCCAGGATCAGAAAGCAGATTGGGGCACATACTCTTCGCCATAGTATTGCTACCCATTTATTGCAGTCAGGAATGAAACTGGAACAGATCCAGCGGTTCCTTGGTCACAGCAGCCTGGAAAGTACACAAATCTATACCCATCTTGTACATGAACAGCTTTGAGCTTTACC comes from the Pedobacter sp. FW305-3-2-15-E-R2A2 genome and includes:
- a CDS encoding DUF6443 domain-containing protein, which encodes MKKKLLLSTLLLWLASGMVYAQQPDIELSSYTKQSEIRATKSITLKPGFHIPLGDTVRIYIGTNFRECVDLLSVPSTNQNYILTRTFKVPDVKTDADLKVQRKVCDENQSIQYFDGLGRPQQTISVQGSPAFRDIVQPVAYDAFGREAKKYLPYVSTVAASNGSFKATAIVDQGTFYTNPTLQLAPGVVPIPSAAFSETRFEASPLNRVLEQGAPGAAWQLGSGHTQKLDYGTNNVDVNYATTGFAVRLYAANAVITAGQTHERTLSGTGYYGTNQLYLTIGKDENWVTADGKAGTTEEYKDKEDRVVLKRTFNKNGLGTIETLSTYYVYDDLGNLSFVLPPGAAPDGVTVPSQAILNDFCYQYRYDGRKRMIEKKLPGKGWEYMVYNKLDQAVMSQDALQKAAGKWLFSKYDAFGRSIITGIINSVLSRAVWQTDVDGQDTSCALCTLWEVRDDTNISLTGTGYTNRTLPKHNLVEYYYTINYFDSYDFYGNSFSGPSTGESNSVKSLATGSKVNLLGAGATQLSTMRLSTSYYDAEGRVLRTKSQHHLIGTDEVFNTWNFAGELKASSRKHTTGSTVTTIANKYEYDHMGRKLATLEQINTGPEVVLSKLSYNEIGQLLKKELHSIDNGISYLQNTQYGYNERGWLRSSTSGQFSLIMKYNDGATPQYNGNIANQEWGAGTSLTNKFTYGYDKLNRLTSSISTGIVMNEVLSYDVMGNIKTMNRDGAGLGTYNYAGNRLTNISGAPLVTGTYVYDANGNVTTDGRTGVVLTYNVLNLPATAKKTGVDLAYTYDATGNKLKKLSLGVARDYVSGIEYQNGVIEVIHTEEGLARNNSGTYSYEYNLTDHLGNVRFTFNQHPDSKLLRGLQSDNYYAFGKRKVVSAGPNKYLYNGKEVQDELGEQYDYGARFYDPVIGRWNVVDPLAEQMRRYSPYTFVYNNPLRFVDPDGMKGDDWVKYEVDGKSYAKWDDNVTDQKSATALYGEGALYAGKDGTATTASGYKINLNSDKTWSYNLPQLDAGPAGPSIGEAVKANMPTLNMAEGIATVSAIAASGAVGATESAGNFLINGIGRRAAFAEGLSSGGGYSTIFRAVSSAEADDIAQFGFRVMKGGYESKLFAPTLREAAQFGKYNYGLDGIPNTIMKVRIPNSVLNGAHKFVADGMNAIDIAAKNLSRLKGVPLNYSPIP
- a CDS encoding helix-turn-helix transcriptional regulator, producing the protein MSNTLNIGSKISTLRKEKGWSQGDLAKKINASREIIGKYERNENLPSIEMVAKMAKAFGVTTDFLIGEGENASYDKEIVDRINDIQKMDAETKSILFNVIDTYIQNFKTKQAFQ
- a CDS encoding SymE family type I addiction module toxin yields the protein MNRQISKSVKLQPKYRALSLGRTKIVPELRISGVWLESQGFHPGDMVDIQVHNGMLVIKALG
- a CDS encoding tyrosine-type recombinase/integrase → MQGRQNIKLKNPLYIRLQAGFDRWLRVLNFEASSPRDMPKMLTSFLVFLETKGCNSISAVQESDLKDYLQELSERPNQKKEGNLSKNYLRKHLQVIRKFSRYLSESNQESFEVKVQIKGKSSNIKCILSPDEIARLYEATGEDKLGLRDKAMLALYYGCGLRKNEGLSLNVNDIQLEKELVYVRKGKGYKQRLVPLTGSNKTDLENYLIYSRPYLLSGKPEDALLLSIQGSRLVTVFERIRKLKGKARIRKQIGAHTLRHSIATHLLQSGMKLEQIQRFLGHSSLESTQIYTHLVHEQL